A genomic stretch from Petrimonas mucosa includes:
- the gnd gene encoding decarboxylating NADP(+)-dependent phosphogluconate dehydrogenase: MKSKADIGLIGLAVMGENLVLNMESKGYTVAVYNRTVEKVDNFVNGRGKGKNFIGAHSLEELVTSLERPRKVMMLVKAGQPVDDFIEQLIPLLEPGDIIIDGGNSHFPDTIRRTKLVEEKGLLYIGTGVSGGEEGALLGPSMMPGGSPEAWPYVKEIFQAVAAKVEDGSPCCDWVGENGAGHFVKMVHNGIEYGDMQIINEAYHLMKELLGMDAFEQHEVFKKWKSGRLDSYLIEITADILAYKDEDGSPLVEKILDTAGQKGTGKWTAVSALDLGIPLTLIGESVFSRCLSAQKELRVKASGVIAGKKPAFKGDKQQFIGDLEQALYGAKIISYAQGYDLMMEAAKEYKWNLNYGGIALMWRGGCIIRSVFLGDIKKAFDKNPGLENLLLDPFFKESIESVQESWRRVCATAIENGIPVPALTSALSYFDGFRNDRLPANLLQAQRDYFGAHQYERVDKPRGQFFHTDWTGRGGSTASTTYQV; the protein is encoded by the coding sequence ATGAAAAGTAAAGCAGATATCGGACTGATCGGTCTTGCCGTAATGGGCGAAAACCTCGTCCTGAACATGGAGAGCAAGGGTTATACGGTAGCCGTGTATAACCGGACGGTTGAAAAGGTTGATAATTTTGTCAATGGGAGAGGCAAAGGGAAAAACTTCATTGGAGCACACTCACTGGAAGAGTTGGTAACCTCGCTGGAACGCCCGCGTAAGGTAATGATGCTTGTAAAAGCAGGACAGCCGGTGGATGATTTCATCGAACAGCTCATACCGCTGCTTGAGCCAGGAGACATAATTATCGATGGTGGGAACAGCCATTTCCCCGATACGATCCGCCGTACAAAGCTGGTGGAAGAGAAGGGACTACTCTATATCGGTACCGGCGTCTCCGGTGGTGAAGAGGGAGCACTGCTCGGGCCTTCGATGATGCCTGGCGGATCGCCTGAAGCATGGCCTTACGTGAAAGAGATCTTTCAGGCTGTTGCCGCAAAGGTTGAGGATGGATCTCCGTGTTGTGACTGGGTAGGCGAGAACGGTGCCGGACATTTTGTAAAGATGGTGCACAACGGTATCGAATACGGTGACATGCAGATCATCAACGAGGCATATCACTTGATGAAAGAGTTGTTAGGAATGGATGCCTTTGAACAGCACGAGGTGTTTAAAAAGTGGAAATCTGGAAGGCTCGACTCCTATCTGATCGAGATTACGGCAGATATTCTGGCATATAAAGACGAGGATGGAAGCCCCTTGGTTGAAAAGATTCTCGATACAGCGGGACAGAAAGGTACCGGAAAATGGACGGCCGTATCGGCACTCGACTTGGGTATTCCGCTTACACTTATCGGCGAATCTGTCTTCTCGCGCTGTCTTTCGGCCCAGAAAGAGCTTCGGGTAAAGGCTTCGGGAGTAATCGCAGGCAAGAAGCCGGCATTCAAGGGAGATAAGCAGCAGTTCATCGGTGACCTGGAACAGGCTCTCTACGGAGCGAAGATCATTTCGTACGCTCAGGGATATGACCTGATGATGGAGGCTGCCAAGGAGTACAAATGGAATCTCAACTATGGAGGAATTGCGCTGATGTGGCGTGGCGGATGCATTATCCGTTCGGTATTTCTGGGTGATATCAAGAAAGCATTCGACAAGAATCCCGGACTGGAAAATCTGCTGCTCGACCCCTTCTTTAAAGAGAGCATCGAATCGGTTCAGGAGAGTTGGCGAAGAGTCTGTGCTACAGCTATCGAAAACGGGATTCCTGTTCCGGCGCTCACTTCGGCGTTGAGCTATTTCGACGGGTTCCGTAACGACAGATTGCCGGCCAACCTGTTGCAGGCACAGCGCGACTACTTTGGCGCACATCAGTATGAACGGGTAGACAAACCACGGGGACAATTTTTCCATACCGACTGGACCGGACGTGGAGGAAGCACCGCCTCAACTACTTACCAGGTGTAG
- a CDS encoding lactate racemase domain-containing protein — MIYFQSGSAQHKLSRKDLESGLCEAFAKLGEKHKVLVIPPDYTRLPSRAGELTEISWEYYGDRLTDILPALGTHTPMSDAQIAHMFGKTPASLFRDHDWRNDVVTLGRVSAEIVEEVSEYKVHFDWPVQVNKLLVEGNFDLILSIGQVVPHEVVGMANYNKNIFVGTGGAEAINKSHYIGAVYGMERMMGRADTPVRKLFNYASENYAAHLPIVYVLTVVGVNGEGEQQTYGLFVGDDFSVFDLAAKLSLEVNFQMVEKPLKKVLVWLDPTEFKSTWLGNKSIYRTRMAIADGGELIVLAPALKEFGEDKEIDRLIRKYGYFGTPRTLKAVEANVELQENLGAAAHLIHGSSEGRFSITYCPGKGPGNLTKEEIESVGFQWGDIDETMQRYNFPQLKEGYNILPDGEELYYISSPALGLWAHRDRFEY, encoded by the coding sequence ATGATCTATTTCCAAAGCGGATCCGCTCAACATAAACTGTCTCGAAAAGACCTGGAATCCGGTCTTTGCGAGGCTTTTGCCAAATTAGGCGAAAAGCATAAGGTATTGGTGATTCCGCCAGATTATACCCGGCTGCCTAGCCGTGCCGGGGAACTGACCGAGATAAGCTGGGAATATTACGGCGACAGGTTGACCGATATTCTTCCGGCGCTGGGGACACATACCCCAATGAGTGATGCCCAGATTGCACACATGTTCGGAAAGACTCCGGCCAGTCTTTTCCGTGATCACGATTGGCGAAACGATGTGGTAACACTTGGCCGGGTTTCTGCCGAAATCGTGGAGGAGGTTTCAGAGTATAAGGTGCACTTCGATTGGCCTGTCCAGGTCAACAAACTGCTGGTTGAGGGAAATTTCGACCTGATCCTCTCCATCGGCCAGGTGGTCCCGCATGAGGTGGTGGGAATGGCCAACTACAACAAGAATATTTTTGTGGGAACGGGAGGAGCAGAAGCGATCAATAAAAGCCACTACATTGGTGCCGTTTACGGCATGGAGCGGATGATGGGACGGGCAGACACCCCAGTCCGGAAACTCTTCAACTACGCCTCGGAAAATTATGCCGCCCATCTGCCGATTGTCTATGTGCTCACCGTAGTCGGCGTGAACGGAGAAGGAGAACAACAGACCTACGGATTGTTCGTGGGGGACGATTTCTCCGTTTTTGACCTGGCGGCCAAACTCTCACTCGAAGTGAATTTCCAGATGGTTGAGAAGCCGCTAAAGAAGGTGTTGGTCTGGCTGGATCCCACCGAGTTCAAGAGTACCTGGCTAGGGAACAAGTCGATCTACAGGACCCGCATGGCTATTGCCGATGGTGGAGAGCTTATCGTGTTGGCTCCGGCATTGAAAGAGTTCGGCGAAGATAAGGAGATCGACAGGCTGATCCGCAAGTACGGCTATTTCGGAACACCAAGAACGCTGAAGGCGGTGGAGGCAAACGTGGAGTTGCAGGAAAATCTTGGTGCAGCGGCTCACCTGATTCATGGTTCGTCCGAAGGTCGCTTTTCCATTACCTACTGTCCGGGTAAGGGGCCTGGAAACCTCACAAAGGAGGAGATCGAAAGTGTCGGCTTTCAATGGGGTGATATCGATGAGACGATGCAAAGGTACAATTTCCCGCAATTGAAAGAGGGATACAATATCTTGCCTGACGGCGAAGAGCTCTATTATATTTCGAGTCCCGCTTTGGGTTTGTGGGCACATCGGGACCGGTTTGAGTATTGA
- a CDS encoding AraC family transcriptional regulator, whose protein sequence is MTKLMHEQLTFSTGSPVKIKWCDYDNFKYPLHYHAEYEIIYIIRSCGKRYVGNSIEPYSEGDLVLLGSSLPHMYKSAPEYYRNNPSLRVKAIVLQFAKNFFSSAIENYPEFHNIKTLLEESQYGICFKSSKETDQIKKSLKKALNLKKIDLLIECIRILSLMGETGDKELLNEDYYENSFSDQFNDPRIMKVLTFINKHYSQPIDLDAVVDQAGMNKSAFCRLFKEKTSKSCIAYINELKVAYACKLLREGRLSISQISYEVGFNNISNFNRQFKKITTFTPSEYLLEFRKAR, encoded by the coding sequence ATGACCAAATTGATGCATGAACAACTCACATTCAGCACCGGCTCACCGGTCAAGATTAAATGGTGCGATTACGACAACTTCAAGTACCCGTTGCACTACCATGCCGAATATGAAATAATATATATAATAAGGAGTTGCGGCAAACGGTACGTTGGAAACAGCATTGAACCCTATTCGGAAGGCGACCTGGTATTACTGGGCAGCTCCCTCCCTCACATGTACAAGAGTGCTCCCGAATATTATCGGAACAATCCCTCATTACGGGTTAAGGCAATTGTACTTCAGTTCGCTAAAAATTTTTTCTCTTCCGCCATTGAAAACTATCCGGAGTTTCACAATATAAAAACATTGCTCGAGGAGTCGCAGTATGGTATCTGCTTTAAAAGTAGCAAAGAGACTGATCAGATCAAAAAGAGCTTAAAAAAAGCGCTCAATCTGAAGAAAATTGACCTGTTGATTGAGTGTATCAGGATATTATCACTGATGGGCGAAACAGGTGACAAGGAGTTGCTCAATGAAGATTATTATGAAAACAGCTTTAGCGATCAATTCAATGATCCACGGATCATGAAGGTGCTCACCTTTATCAACAAACACTATTCACAACCGATTGATCTGGACGCTGTTGTTGATCAGGCCGGCATGAACAAATCGGCATTTTGCCGGCTTTTCAAGGAAAAGACAAGCAAATCGTGTATTGCATATATCAACGAGTTGAAGGTTGCCTACGCCTGCAAACTGTTGCGTGAAGGGAGACTGTCAATCTCCCAGATCAGTTATGAGGTAGGGTTTAACAATATCTCGAATTTTAACAGGCAATTCAAGAAGATTACAACCTTCACGCCATCGGAATACCTATTGGAATTCAGAAAGGCGAGATAG
- the uxuA gene encoding mannonate dehydratase, with the protein MPIEKTWRWFGFNDTVTLRELKQIGVEGIVTSLHHLKPGEIWEVAEIKRVQDEIGKEGLRWSVVESLPVSEEIKLNSVKSSEHIENYKRSLINLSKCGIDTVCYNFMPVLDWVRTDLQYRDRDGSETMLFDLITFALFDIYILKRAGAERDYSSEILSRAKERYGQMNDDEKEKLAYNIIVYTQGFVNSAVTDSEDYISLFTRALNRYSAIDKAVLRNHFSIFIKEVVPVAEQYGIRLCIHPDDPAFPLLGLPRMAGSIEDFEWIFSQAASVANGFTLCTGSLASRFGNDPVEFVKRFSERIHFVHLRNIQFLNEGSFFESGHIDGSVDMYEVVRLLLNELHTRQKADRSDLRLPMRVDHGKKILSDFSRESNPGYPLIGRLKGLAEISGLIAGVERGMREYTNSNRSK; encoded by the coding sequence ATGCCTATAGAGAAAACATGGAGATGGTTTGGCTTCAACGATACCGTTACTCTACGTGAGTTGAAGCAGATTGGTGTTGAAGGGATTGTTACTTCATTACATCACCTGAAGCCCGGTGAGATTTGGGAGGTTGCCGAGATAAAAAGGGTCCAGGATGAAATCGGAAAGGAGGGTTTGAGATGGAGTGTTGTGGAAAGCCTTCCTGTATCTGAAGAGATCAAACTCAATTCCGTAAAAAGCAGTGAGCACATCGAAAATTATAAGAGATCCCTGATAAATCTCAGTAAATGCGGGATAGATACAGTCTGCTACAACTTCATGCCGGTACTCGACTGGGTAAGGACCGATCTGCAATATAGAGACCGGGATGGGAGTGAGACCATGCTGTTCGATCTGATAACGTTTGCACTTTTTGACATATATATCCTGAAGCGGGCCGGTGCGGAGAGGGATTACTCTTCGGAGATCTTATCGAGGGCGAAAGAGAGGTACGGACAGATGAATGATGATGAAAAGGAGAAACTTGCCTACAATATCATCGTCTACACTCAAGGGTTCGTCAACAGTGCTGTTACCGACAGCGAGGATTACATCTCCCTTTTCACCCGGGCACTGAATAGATACAGTGCGATTGACAAAGCAGTGTTGAGGAACCATTTTTCGATCTTTATAAAAGAGGTGGTTCCTGTCGCCGAGCAATATGGGATAAGATTGTGCATTCATCCCGACGATCCGGCCTTCCCATTATTGGGTTTACCCCGGATGGCCGGTTCCATCGAGGATTTCGAATGGATCTTCTCGCAAGCCGCTTCAGTTGCGAACGGATTTACGCTCTGTACCGGATCACTTGCTTCCAGATTTGGCAACGATCCTGTTGAATTTGTGAAACGATTTTCGGAGAGGATCCATTTTGTACACCTGAGAAATATTCAGTTCCTGAATGAGGGATCTTTCTTTGAATCGGGTCATATCGATGGTTCAGTCGATATGTACGAAGTGGTAAGATTGCTTTTGAATGAATTGCATACCAGACAGAAAGCGGACAGGAGCGATCTCCGCCTGCCAATGCGGGTGGATCATGGCAAGAAGATCCTGAGCGATTTTTCAAGGGAGTCCAATCCCGGCTATCCGTTGATCGGGCGACTGAAAGGATTGGCAGAGATCTCCGGCCTGATAGCAGGCGTGGAAAGGGGAATGAGAGAGTATACAAATAGTAATAGAAGTAAATGA
- a CDS encoding SDR family oxidoreductase, translating into MRSTIFDLSGKVAIVTGGTGVLGGSIAESLLAAGVKVAIIARNESNVEEKSGVFQETFGKESVSGYACDVLDIGRLETVRQDILEKWGGIDILVNCAGGNVKGATLTDQQSFFDMDLNLWDEVLDLNLSGTIYPSFVFGEIMGRRKSGCIINISSMAALTAITRVPGYSAAKAAVDNFTRWLAMEMALKFSDKIRVNAIAPGFFIGKQNRNVLLNDDGSLTERSKKVLARTPMKRFGKITELNGAVQFLCSDAASFITGVVLPVDGGFSIYSGV; encoded by the coding sequence ATGAGAAGCACAATTTTTGATTTATCGGGAAAAGTGGCTATTGTAACCGGGGGAACTGGAGTGCTGGGTGGCTCCATCGCCGAATCACTCCTTGCAGCTGGAGTCAAGGTGGCGATCATTGCCCGGAATGAGTCGAATGTAGAGGAGAAGAGCGGAGTTTTCCAGGAAACCTTCGGGAAAGAGAGTGTATCGGGATATGCCTGTGATGTTCTAGATATTGGACGGCTTGAGACGGTCAGGCAGGATATCCTTGAGAAGTGGGGCGGAATAGATATTCTGGTCAACTGCGCAGGAGGAAATGTGAAAGGAGCCACGCTGACCGACCAGCAGTCGTTTTTCGACATGGATCTCAACTTGTGGGATGAAGTATTGGATTTGAACCTGAGCGGCACGATCTATCCTTCATTTGTTTTCGGGGAGATCATGGGGCGCCGGAAGAGCGGTTGCATCATCAATATTTCGTCGATGGCGGCCCTTACGGCCATCACCCGTGTTCCCGGCTACTCGGCAGCAAAAGCGGCTGTTGACAATTTTACGCGATGGCTTGCCATGGAGATGGCGTTGAAATTCAGCGACAAGATCAGGGTCAATGCGATTGCGCCAGGTTTCTTTATCGGGAAACAGAACAGAAATGTGTTGTTGAATGATGACGGATCTCTTACCGAGCGGAGCAAGAAAGTGTTGGCAAGAACGCCCATGAAACGGTTCGGAAAGATTACCGAGTTGAATGGAGCCGTACAGTTCCTCTGCTCGGATGCGGCAAGTTTTATTACCGGTGTCGTTCTGCCTGTAGATGGTGGGTTTAGTATTTATAGCGGGGTATAA
- a CDS encoding DUF6807 domain-containing protein, with protein sequence MMKRVFGIVALLISFPLFAQELITFSLKANRDYLDVPVSFPLQQVNYNMDSVQLELFEIVNSAEKPVACQVEAGHTAHLWFILEGFTQKNRTRRFVIKRRSGGLAKKRSASMSTKSSDGNLTLYTDDKPVLSYRFRTMYPPEGVNPLFERSGFIHPVWSPQGEMLSRVQPPDHYHHYGIWGPWTLTHIGERKVDFWNLADGEGTVRFAGFLSEVSGDVFAGFKALQQHIDFGGKGCDQIAINEILDVRVWNNSRGVWVIDYTTSLNTPLENGILFDAYRYGGGIGFRATERWNRENCTVLTSEGRSRADADGSSARWCIVEGESESREGRSGILFLSHPANRAHPEPMRVWPLDGNGGRGDLFFEFTPIRHKSWELKRGSDYALKYRMIVFDGKIDPRTAEMYWNSFSEMPQIKVESIKYQ encoded by the coding sequence ATGATGAAAAGAGTATTTGGAATAGTTGCTTTACTGATCTCCTTCCCGTTGTTCGCCCAGGAGTTGATCACTTTCTCCTTGAAGGCGAACAGGGATTATCTGGATGTTCCAGTCTCATTTCCCCTGCAACAAGTCAACTATAATATGGACAGTGTGCAGTTGGAGCTGTTTGAGATTGTCAATTCTGCAGAAAAACCTGTAGCATGCCAGGTGGAAGCGGGGCATACAGCACATCTCTGGTTTATCCTGGAGGGTTTCACTCAAAAAAATAGAACACGGAGATTTGTCATTAAGAGAAGAAGTGGAGGTTTGGCAAAGAAGAGATCCGCAAGTATGAGCACGAAGTCGTCGGATGGAAACCTGACACTCTATACCGATGACAAACCAGTATTGAGTTATAGATTCCGCACGATGTATCCGCCGGAAGGGGTGAACCCCCTATTCGAACGTTCGGGATTCATACACCCTGTATGGTCGCCACAGGGAGAGATGCTGTCTCGCGTGCAACCTCCCGATCATTATCATCATTACGGTATATGGGGGCCCTGGACCCTGACCCATATCGGCGAGAGGAAGGTCGATTTCTGGAACCTGGCCGATGGAGAGGGAACCGTCAGGTTTGCCGGATTCCTGTCGGAAGTTTCCGGCGATGTCTTTGCAGGATTCAAGGCATTGCAGCAACATATAGATTTTGGAGGGAAGGGTTGCGACCAGATCGCGATCAACGAGATATTGGATGTCAGGGTTTGGAACAACAGCAGGGGGGTGTGGGTAATCGATTATACCACCTCGCTGAATACTCCGCTGGAAAATGGTATCCTGTTCGATGCCTACCGTTACGGTGGGGGGATTGGCTTCAGGGCAACCGAGAGGTGGAATAGAGAGAACTGCACGGTCCTGACTTCGGAAGGAAGAAGCCGTGCTGATGCCGACGGCAGCAGTGCCCGATGGTGTATTGTGGAGGGTGAATCGGAGAGCCGGGAGGGCAGATCGGGCATCCTGTTCCTGAGTCATCCTGCAAACCGTGCACATCCGGAGCCGATGCGCGTCTGGCCGCTGGATGGCAATGGGGGACGTGGTGATCTCTTTTTCGAATTCACGCCAATCCGGCACAAATCTTGGGAGTTGAAGAGAGGCTCCGATTATGCTTTAAAGTACCGGATGATCGTATTCGACGGAAAAATTGATCCCCGTACGGCAGAAATGTACTGGAACAGTTTTTCGGAAATGCCGCAAATTAAAGTCGAATCAATTAAATATCAATGA
- a CDS encoding DUF6807 domain-containing protein, which produces MKKNLIVILALLFHPVVFSQTKVTAEKRGDRIEISINGNLFTTYILSESEKYPFFFPVNGPSNGSVTSMRNANYPHHSSLFFGCDRVNGGNYWQEGLERGQIISLRADILESGGERVVIENECIWRRPGADAPIRDKRLITVSAPSADKFRIDFDVTMEMLMDVVIEKTNHSLFSGRVDPDLAVINGGVMVNAEGDRGEKDTFGKRSPWMDCHGKRQGKTEGIAIMQHPSNDWYPSPWFTRDYGFFSPTPMYWPENDKHMSFKKGDQIRLRYRVLVHSGNHLEANIAQEFEKYKSE; this is translated from the coding sequence ATGAAAAAAAATCTCATTGTCATTCTAGCGCTCCTTTTTCATCCCGTGGTTTTTTCACAAACCAAGGTGACAGCAGAAAAAAGGGGAGACAGGATTGAAATCAGTATCAACGGAAACCTTTTTACCACCTATATTTTGTCGGAGTCTGAGAAATATCCATTCTTTTTTCCGGTAAACGGTCCATCGAATGGATCGGTCACGTCCATGCGCAATGCCAATTATCCCCATCACAGTTCACTTTTCTTTGGTTGCGACCGGGTAAATGGAGGAAACTATTGGCAAGAGGGTCTGGAAAGGGGGCAGATCATTTCACTAAGGGCTGATATACTTGAATCTGGAGGAGAGAGAGTGGTTATCGAGAATGAATGCATCTGGAGACGTCCGGGTGCAGATGCCCCCATCAGGGATAAGCGGCTCATTACCGTTTCAGCCCCGTCTGCCGACAAATTCCGGATAGATTTCGATGTGACCATGGAGATGCTTATGGATGTGGTGATCGAGAAGACGAACCATTCGCTCTTTAGTGGAAGAGTCGATCCCGATCTGGCAGTAATCAACGGAGGAGTGATGGTGAATGCCGAGGGAGATAGAGGCGAGAAGGATACCTTTGGAAAGAGATCACCCTGGATGGATTGTCATGGTAAAAGACAAGGCAAGACAGAGGGGATTGCTATTATGCAGCATCCATCGAATGATTGGTATCCATCACCGTGGTTCACCCGCGATTACGGATTCTTCTCACCCACGCCCATGTACTGGCCGGAAAACGATAAGCATATGTCGTTTAAAAAGGGAGATCAGATCAGGCTCAGATACCGGGTATTGGTTCACTCGGGGAATCACCTGGAGGCCAATATCGCACAAGAATTTGAAAAGTATAAATCAGAATAA
- a CDS encoding Gfo/Idh/MocA family protein yields MKRRMFIKKAAASAVGTVVIPTIVPASVFGKNAPSNRIHIGQIGFGRIARDHDMAETIVYDQAQFIAVCDVDKKRLYDGKNYIDNYYAKKTGNSNYSNAIMYDDYREMLLNKDIDAVIISTPDHWHAEPAARAALAKKDIYLQKPTSLTVAEGRFLSDLVRKQGVILQVGTQQRSSPQFRIAAELVRNGRIGKLHTVKIGLPGDPSGPEAAEMPIPKNLNYDMWLGSTPEVYYTEMRVHPQEGYGRPGWLRCEQFGSGMITGWGQHHFESAAWGMDTEYTGPISVEAVAEFPKSGLWDVHGDFMVKAEYENGITMYTSGGYPNGIRYEGSEGWIFVSRGNYVASSSDPVAQSNNAKALDASDPKILTSEIKEDEIHLYVSDNHHGNWLDCIKSRKEPISPIEIGHRACTICLISHIAMKIPGRLEWDPKKERFRNSEVANSMLKRPQRSPYGTDYIKV; encoded by the coding sequence ATGAAAAGAAGGATGTTTATCAAGAAAGCAGCTGCCTCAGCAGTCGGAACAGTGGTTATACCTACTATTGTTCCAGCTTCGGTGTTTGGCAAAAATGCACCGAGCAACAGGATCCATATCGGGCAGATCGGGTTCGGTAGAATTGCACGCGATCATGATATGGCCGAGACCATAGTGTATGACCAGGCGCAGTTTATTGCAGTGTGTGATGTAGATAAAAAACGGCTCTATGACGGGAAGAACTACATCGATAATTACTATGCGAAGAAGACGGGCAACAGCAACTATTCCAATGCCATCATGTATGATGATTACCGGGAGATGCTTCTGAACAAAGATATCGATGCGGTAATCATCAGCACTCCGGACCATTGGCATGCAGAACCGGCAGCCAGGGCCGCCCTGGCAAAAAAAGACATCTATCTGCAGAAACCCACTTCGCTTACAGTGGCTGAAGGAAGGTTCTTAAGTGATCTTGTCAGAAAACAGGGAGTGATCCTGCAGGTAGGTACGCAGCAACGCTCTTCCCCTCAATTCAGGATTGCCGCAGAATTGGTCAGGAATGGCAGAATTGGCAAGCTGCACACCGTGAAGATCGGTCTGCCGGGAGATCCCTCTGGCCCCGAAGCCGCAGAGATGCCGATTCCCAAGAATCTCAACTACGATATGTGGCTGGGCTCTACACCGGAGGTATATTATACGGAAATGCGCGTCCATCCGCAGGAGGGTTACGGTCGCCCCGGGTGGTTGAGATGTGAGCAGTTCGGTTCGGGAATGATCACCGGATGGGGACAACATCACTTTGAATCGGCAGCATGGGGCATGGATACGGAATATACCGGACCCATATCGGTTGAAGCGGTGGCGGAATTTCCAAAATCAGGCCTGTGGGATGTCCATGGCGATTTTATGGTGAAAGCGGAGTATGAAAACGGAATTACCATGTATACCAGTGGCGGATATCCGAACGGTATACGGTATGAAGGTAGTGAAGGCTGGATATTCGTCTCGCGCGGTAACTACGTGGCATCCTCAAGCGATCCGGTAGCGCAGAGCAACAACGCCAAAGCATTGGATGCAAGCGATCCGAAGATCCTTACCTCGGAGATCAAGGAGGATGAGATCCATCTCTATGTAAGCGATAATCATCACGGCAACTGGCTCGATTGCATCAAGTCCAGAAAGGAACCGATCTCCCCGATCGAGATAGGGCACCGGGCCTGCACCATCTGTCTGATCAGCCATATTGCGATGAAAATACCCGGCAGACTGGAGTGGGATCCCAAAAAGGAGAGGTTCAGGAATAGTGAAGTGGCCAACTCCATGTTGAAACGGCCGCAACGTTCTCCCTACGGTACCGATTATATAAAAGTTTAG
- a CDS encoding putative oxidoreductase C-terminal domain-containing protein, producing the protein MKRIIYCLLLLAGSLFFFSCKMQQDRKEPAPGIFTGKEGEIKLVVLDPGHFHASLLQKFPQKQVNDTVFVYAPGGSELDQYLASIEGYNSRSENPTAWIGIVYSGKDYLEKMIKERRGNVVILAGNNLKKTDYIYQSINAGYDVLSDKPMAINSENFRLLESAYDSARTRNVYLYDVMTERYDILNTLTRELVNNVELFGELQEGTPESPSVKMESVHHYYKEVSGSVLVRPAWFYDVEQQGEAIVDVATHMVDLINWQCFPDEVIDYRQDVKLLSASHWPTTLTLDQFCRSTGLDAFPNFLGKYLNRSLLEVYGNGKFNYQVKGKNIEVCALWNYEAPKGGGDTYSAVIKGTKATIEIVQNQEEKYVKQLYVEKEPSVTSEEFDRSIAGTVKQLQRSYPYISAKRVSDSRYRIEVPVESRKGHEDYFGYVAQKFFGYLVNRDMPEWEISNTIAKYYITTQSLEMARNR; encoded by the coding sequence ATGAAAAGGATAATTTATTGTTTATTGTTACTGGCTGGTTCTCTTTTCTTTTTTTCTTGCAAAATGCAACAAGATAGAAAGGAGCCGGCTCCCGGGATATTTACAGGAAAAGAGGGTGAAATCAAGCTGGTAGTACTCGATCCCGGACATTTTCACGCCAGCCTGTTGCAGAAATTTCCCCAGAAACAGGTGAACGACACGGTATTTGTCTATGCTCCAGGAGGGAGTGAACTCGATCAGTACCTGGCCAGTATCGAGGGGTATAACAGTCGATCGGAAAATCCTACAGCCTGGATCGGAATTGTCTATTCAGGCAAGGATTATCTCGAAAAGATGATAAAGGAGAGGAGAGGCAATGTTGTCATCCTTGCCGGAAATAATCTGAAAAAGACCGATTATATCTATCAATCCATCAACGCAGGCTACGATGTGCTTTCAGACAAGCCTATGGCCATTAATAGCGAAAACTTCCGGTTGCTTGAATCTGCCTATGACAGTGCACGTACACGGAACGTTTATCTGTACGACGTGATGACCGAACGGTACGATATCCTGAACACGCTTACCCGCGAGCTGGTGAACAACGTTGAACTGTTCGGTGAACTGCAGGAGGGTACACCGGAATCTCCCTCCGTGAAGATGGAGAGCGTTCACCACTATTACAAGGAGGTTTCGGGGAGTGTATTGGTGCGTCCCGCCTGGTTTTACGATGTAGAGCAGCAGGGTGAGGCAATTGTGGACGTTGCCACCCATATGGTCGATCTAATCAATTGGCAATGTTTTCCCGATGAGGTGATCGATTATCGGCAAGATGTGAAACTTCTCTCTGCAAGCCACTGGCCAACAACGTTGACATTGGATCAGTTCTGCAGGTCAACTGGACTGGATGCTTTTCCCAATTTTCTTGGCAAATATCTCAACCGCTCTCTTCTGGAGGTTTACGGGAATGGCAAGTTCAATTACCAGGTAAAAGGGAAGAATATTGAGGTTTGTGCGCTCTGGAACTACGAAGCCCCCAAGGGGGGAGGCGACACCTATAGCGCTGTCATTAAAGGAACAAAAGCCACCATTGAGATTGTACAGAACCAGGAAGAGAAGTATGTCAAACAGTTGTATGTCGAGAAGGAGCCGTCGGTCACAAGTGAGGAGTTTGACCGGTCAATAGCCGGAACCGTTAAGCAATTGCAAAGGAGCTATCCGTACATATCTGCAAAGCGTGTTTCGGACAGCAGGTATAGAATTGAAGTGCCCGTCGAATCAAGGAAAGGCCACGAGGATTACTTCGGTTACGTAGCACAGAAATTTTTTGGATATCTGGTCAACCGCGATATGCCCGAATGGGAAATATCCAATACCATTGCCAAGTATTACATTACCACCCAATCGCTTGAAATGGCCAGAAATAGATAA